The following is a genomic window from Gammaproteobacteria bacterium.
AGACCGAATTGCTCTTGCTGTACGCTGCACGAGTGCAGCATTGGCGAGAAAAGATTCAGCCCGCTTTGCGGCAAGGCGCTATCGTGGTATGCGATCGATTTACCGATGCGACATTGGCCTATCAAGGATATGGGCGTGGTGTCGATCTGGCGCGTATTCGACAGTTGGATACTTGGGCACTTCAGGGTGTCCAACCAGATGTCACATTTTATCTTGATGTCCCGATTGAGATTGGCTTGGAACGCATCACCAATCGTGCCGGAGGCCCCGATCGATTCGAGCGTGAGCAACGGGCTTTTTTCGAAAAAGTTCGGGCCGGTTATCTGTCGCTGGCAGAACAGTCAGCGGGCCGTATTCAGGTCATTGATGCGACTCGGCCTGTACACGTTGTGTGCGAAGATTTGCTCCTCAGAATGAAACAGGTGCTTGGCGATGAGTGAGATTTCGCCGTGGCTAGCTGCCCCGTATGAAACACTTCTTAGGTGGCAGGCGAACAACCGTTTGCCCCAGTCTGCAATATTGCTCGGTGGTTGGGAGGCTCACTGTATTCACGAGTTGATCGGTGCCTTCCTCAAGCATGCTTTTTGTCAGACCCAGAACGCTTGTGGGCAGTGCCAATCATGCCAGTGGGTCAATTCTGTGCAGCATCCAGATTGGCTGATAGTGCAGGGGACAGGCAAGCTTGGTGATATTGGGGTCGAACAAGTTCGGGAGGTCGTGCCATTATTGCAGTCACAACCCACGCATGCACCGTTCCGTCTCATTTGCATCGCCGATGCGCATCGAATGACCGAGTCAGCAGCCAATGCGTTATTGAAAGTGCTTGAAGAGCCTCCCAACCGGACCTATTGGTTTTTGGTCACTGAAACGCCATCTCGTTTACTGGCGACAATCCGTAGTCGTTGCGTGACACTTGATTGCCGAGGCGATAATGATACAATCGAAGGTTGGTTGTCGGCGCAGACAAATGTCGACAAGTCCGTATGCCGACTTGCGCTTGATCTGTCGGGCACTCCGACCAAGGCGTTGGCGCTTTTGACCGCTGATACCCGCTTCCAACTCGTGATTGACAATTTCGTAGTCCTAGATAGCCAAAAATCTCTGGATTGGCTGGATGAGCTGATGGGGCGTTATGGTTCAGAATTCTGCCTTTCCGCCATGGCTTTGGGCTTAAGACGGTATGCGGACAGGATAACGAACGAACAGCTCGATGTGTTGACGCGTCTTTGGTGGCACTTTTCGACAAAAATTCAGAT
Proteins encoded in this region:
- a CDS encoding dTMP kinase, with the translated sequence MTGKFITIEGSEGAGKSTAINYLRDNLKVNRKVVFTREPGGTPLAEKIREVLLCPAEETVWPETELLLLYAARVQHWREKIQPALRQGAIVVCDRFTDATLAYQGYGRGVDLARIRQLDTWALQGVQPDVTFYLDVPIEIGLERITNRAGGPDRFEREQRAFFEKVRAGYLSLAEQSAGRIQVIDATRPVHVVCEDLLLRMKQVLGDE